The Phycisphaerales bacterium AB-hyl4 genome contains a region encoding:
- the radA gene encoding DNA repair protein RadA translates to MARSSVQFICRSCGGVHARWLGKCPDCGQWNTLEEYRTASVGSKRDTQRGVAGESDSVNAPKAVPLHEVADDIAGARISTNIFEFDRVLGGSIASTGGAMTASSDPNGAGGGLVPGSAVLLGGDPGIGKSTLLLQAAHELARTGKRVLYVTSEESGQQLRVRAQRLGALRDHGDNLYVLADTNLARIVEQARQVKPDVMVIDSIQMIYKGDLPAAPGSVTQLRSCCLELVYYAKASGTAMLLVGHVTKQGTVAGPRLLEHMVDTVLYFEGDRYHSHRVIRATKNRFGTTLEVGLFEMGEDGLREVKDGAGVAAAEYQSRPGSAVCPLMQGSRCLLVEVQALTATGVLGAAKRKVSGLDSNRLAMLIAVLEKRAGLRLADQDVFASSVGGMRVVEPAADLGVALAIAGAHHNRQLGGGVAAIGEIGLGGELRHVQRLDQRIHEAARLGFNLIYCPPTDIKPPSGTQLVAVPTLDRALQELV, encoded by the coding sequence ATGGCCCGCAGCAGCGTCCAATTCATCTGTCGATCGTGTGGCGGCGTGCATGCCCGGTGGTTGGGTAAGTGCCCGGACTGCGGCCAGTGGAACACGCTCGAAGAGTACCGCACCGCCTCGGTTGGCTCGAAACGGGACACGCAGCGTGGCGTCGCGGGTGAGAGCGACAGTGTCAATGCGCCCAAGGCAGTGCCGCTGCACGAGGTGGCCGACGACATCGCCGGGGCTCGCATCAGCACAAATATTTTTGAGTTCGACCGCGTGCTCGGCGGCAGTATCGCCTCCACCGGTGGTGCTATGACCGCCAGTAGCGACCCGAACGGGGCCGGGGGCGGGCTCGTGCCTGGCAGTGCCGTACTGCTTGGCGGCGATCCCGGCATCGGCAAGTCGACACTGCTGCTGCAAGCTGCGCATGAGCTGGCCCGCACCGGCAAGCGCGTGCTCTATGTCACCAGCGAAGAGTCCGGCCAGCAGCTTCGCGTACGAGCCCAACGCCTCGGCGCACTCCGCGATCACGGCGACAACCTCTACGTGCTCGCCGACACGAACCTCGCTCGCATCGTCGAGCAGGCACGGCAGGTCAAGCCCGACGTCATGGTCATCGACTCGATCCAGATGATCTACAAGGGTGATCTTCCCGCCGCCCCCGGTAGCGTGACGCAACTGCGTTCGTGCTGTCTCGAACTGGTCTACTATGCCAAGGCGAGCGGCACAGCCATGCTGCTTGTCGGCCACGTTACGAAGCAGGGCACGGTGGCCGGCCCGCGCCTGCTCGAACACATGGTCGACACGGTGCTCTATTTCGAGGGCGATCGTTATCACAGCCATCGCGTCATCCGCGCCACGAAAAACCGCTTTGGCACGACATTGGAAGTCGGCCTGTTCGAGATGGGCGAAGACGGCCTGCGCGAAGTGAAAGACGGCGCGGGTGTCGCGGCGGCGGAATATCAGTCGCGGCCGGGCTCGGCAGTGTGCCCGCTGATGCAGGGCTCGCGATGCCTGCTCGTCGAGGTGCAGGCGCTGACCGCCACCGGTGTGCTCGGCGCCGCGAAGCGGAAGGTCAGCGGGCTGGACTCGAACCGGCTGGCGATGCTGATCGCTGTGCTGGAAAAACGGGCGGGCCTGCGGCTGGCGGACCAGGACGTGTTCGCCTCAAGCGTCGGCGGTATGCGTGTGGTCGAGCCGGCAGCTGACCTGGGCGTTGCGCTCGCGATCGCCGGGGCGCATCACAACCGGCAACTCGGTGGCGGCGTGGCGGCGATCGGCGAGATCGGCCTCGGCGGTGAACTGCGTCACGTCCAACGACTCGATCAGCGCATACACGAAGCGGCTCGGCTTGGGTTCAACCTGATCTATTGCCCGCCGACGGACATCAAACCGCCGAGCGGCACGCAACTCGTCGCCGTGCCGACGCTGGACCGCGCGTTGCAGGAACTGGTTTGA
- a CDS encoding folate-binding protein YgfZ produces MTQHPTIHQQQERAGAETMNYGPPPDHGGIEIVESFGQFPLEYAAIRQRVGIMHLPQRGILRFTGDDRQDFLHRMLTQDINGMTGGATRRAFQLNNKGRIVADVVVHHGDACTWLELDRLDIVALKELLEAKLFAEDVTIETFSDERVAMAVMGPAAVALVESLREDGTEAGQIEPGTHHVLKFGDALTTVYRWDDVGAPAFRLFVPSDAADAVYAKLLDAAGYDAERDVEPDEAYARERREGLRGRPVGWSAYNTTRIEAGSPLFHIDFGADSLPAETGLLKETVSFNKGCYLGQEIVARMHNLGHPRRVLVGLKVIGEALPVAGAPVYEPTAKGEGMAKSNIVGGVTSSTLSPLLGNVPIAFAVIKWGNHTPGTKLAVVAEGELVDAEVQALRFVAGDDAGGQ; encoded by the coding sequence ATGACCCAACACCCCACCATTCATCAGCAGCAGGAACGCGCCGGCGCGGAAACCATGAACTACGGCCCGCCGCCGGACCATGGCGGCATTGAGATCGTCGAAAGCTTCGGCCAGTTTCCGCTCGAATACGCCGCCATCCGCCAGCGTGTCGGCATCATGCACCTGCCGCAGCGCGGCATCCTCCGCTTCACCGGCGACGATCGGCAAGACTTCCTCCATCGCATGCTCACGCAGGACATCAACGGCATGACCGGCGGCGCGACCCGCCGTGCGTTTCAGTTGAACAACAAAGGACGCATCGTCGCCGACGTTGTTGTGCACCATGGCGATGCATGCACCTGGCTGGAGTTGGATCGCCTCGACATCGTTGCATTGAAAGAGCTGCTTGAAGCCAAGCTGTTCGCGGAAGACGTCACGATCGAAACATTTTCCGACGAGCGTGTAGCGATGGCGGTGATGGGGCCGGCCGCCGTGGCGCTGGTCGAGTCATTGCGTGAAGATGGCACGGAAGCCGGGCAGATCGAGCCGGGCACGCATCACGTGCTCAAGTTCGGCGACGCCTTGACAACCGTGTACCGTTGGGACGATGTCGGTGCGCCGGCGTTTCGCCTGTTCGTGCCCAGCGATGCAGCGGACGCGGTCTATGCGAAGCTGCTGGACGCCGCGGGCTACGACGCCGAGCGTGATGTCGAGCCGGACGAAGCTTACGCCCGCGAACGGCGTGAGGGGCTGCGTGGTCGGCCGGTCGGGTGGTCGGCATATAACACGACGCGCATCGAAGCCGGCTCGCCGCTGTTCCACATCGACTTCGGCGCTGACTCGCTGCCGGCCGAGACGGGACTGCTCAAAGAAACGGTCAGCTTCAACAAAGGCTGCTACCTCGGGCAGGAGATCGTCGCACGGATGCACAACCTCGGCCATCCGCGCCGCGTGTTGGTGGGGCTGAAAGTGATCGGCGAAGCGCTGCCGGTGGCCGGCGCACCGGTATACGAGCCGACGGCGAAGGGTGAGGGCATGGCCAAGAGCAACATCGTCGGCGGCGTGACCAGTTCGACGTTATCGCCCTTGCTGGGCAACGTGCCGATCGCGTTCGCGGTGATCAAGTGGGGCAACCACACGCCGGGCACAAAGTTGGCGGTGGTGGCCGAAGGCGAACTGGTTGACGCCGAGGTGCAGGCGCTGCGTTTCGTCGCGGGCGATGACGCGGGTGGTCAGTAG
- a CDS encoding MFS transporter, translating into MRAIKINYFLGYALMGSVLPYLPVYLRAQDLTNTQVGYILGMMGIAILLSPVALTLLADAHLEGKTLLAAVFAASGSALAAMLLVDGFWPIFLVHALFCLAFVSMMPLQDGLNFQVQAQRQSAGRMTVPYHRVRVWGTVGFILPSLILYLALVNGAPIGAILVVGGAFGLIGMLNTTALPHTRSTPRGGGPASDVPLPTNNNQPEANNNKPLANGNNRLPTIDALHAMLRPHVLVFCAAMFLAHIANSAYYAFYPLYLTEQVGVPNEWVGLITNLGVAIEVFFMLGFGLLMARFGIRWLMAIGIIAMALRMLLLYTWPSVAMAVATQLLHGLHVLVIHVAPPIFLNRQADNRYRNSIHGLYAMTVYGVGRIIGAVLGGFIADISLLAVFGYSALVCAAAAVLFALFYREPTAQPEVSR; encoded by the coding sequence GTGCGTGCGATCAAGATCAACTACTTCCTCGGCTACGCGTTGATGGGCTCGGTGCTGCCCTACCTGCCCGTCTACCTCCGCGCCCAGGATCTCACCAACACGCAGGTCGGCTACATCCTGGGCATGATGGGCATCGCCATTCTGCTCAGCCCCGTGGCGTTGACGCTGCTGGCCGACGCACACCTTGAGGGGAAGACGCTGCTGGCGGCGGTTTTCGCAGCCAGCGGCTCGGCGCTGGCTGCCATGCTGCTGGTTGACGGGTTCTGGCCGATCTTCCTCGTGCACGCGCTGTTCTGCCTCGCGTTCGTGTCGATGATGCCGTTGCAGGATGGCTTGAACTTCCAGGTGCAGGCGCAGCGGCAGTCGGCCGGGCGCATGACCGTGCCGTACCATCGCGTGCGGGTGTGGGGCACGGTGGGCTTCATCCTGCCGTCGCTGATCCTCTACCTCGCGCTGGTCAACGGCGCGCCGATCGGGGCGATCCTCGTCGTCGGCGGCGCGTTCGGGCTCATCGGCATGCTTAACACCACCGCCCTGCCGCACACACGCTCCACGCCACGCGGCGGCGGGCCCGCCTCGGATGTGCCCCTGCCCACGAATAACAATCAACCCGAAGCAAACAACAACAAACCGCTCGCCAACGGCAACAACCGCCTGCCCACGATCGACGCCCTGCACGCGATGCTCCGCCCGCATGTACTGGTGTTCTGCGCCGCGATGTTCCTGGCCCACATCGCCAACAGCGCCTACTACGCCTTCTACCCGCTGTACCTCACCGAACAGGTCGGCGTGCCCAACGAATGGGTGGGCCTGATCACCAACCTCGGCGTGGCGATCGAAGTATTCTTCATGCTCGGGTTCGGCCTGCTGATGGCACGGTTCGGCATCCGCTGGCTGATGGCGATCGGCATCATCGCCATGGCGCTGCGCATGCTGCTGCTTTACACCTGGCCGAGCGTCGCGATGGCTGTGGCCACGCAGCTGTTGCACGGCCTGCATGTGCTGGTGATCCACGTCGCCCCGCCGATCTTCCTCAACCGGCAGGCCGACAACCGCTACCGCAACTCGATCCACGGCCTGTACGCCATGACCGTCTACGGCGTCGGCCGCATCATCGGCGCCGTGCTCGGCGGCTTTATCGCCGACATCTCACTGCTGGCGGTGTTCGGCTATTCCGCCCTGGTCTGCGCCGCCGCCGCCGTACTGTTCGCCTTGTTCTACCGCGAGCCGACTGCCCAGCCCGAGGTCAGCCGTTAG
- a CDS encoding alkaline phosphatase: MDRRRFLQLGAASPLLLGLGSVAGEARAQQRQPGNAGSSGNGKARNVIFLVSDGMSMGTLTAADQYLYWRDERHTHWIDLYMQRDLPVHRGLMDMSSRNAMVTDSAAAAASWGCGHRVNNGSVNIGPDDEEYPTILQIAREAGKATGLVTTTTVTHATPAGFGANVASRGQEADIAKQYYERGYDVILGGGNHYFDPERRDDGEDLYGKFEQAGHEIIRDRDALLALSDSDVGVLGTFSNWHLPYEIDRLHNEQSKQSVPTLAEMTDAALQRLNRIGDGFVLQVEGGRVDHAAHGNDLGGLLFDQLAFDDAIGVALAFQQEHPDTLVIITTDHGNANPGFQAGPDLGHGQFEKLSRFKGTGLTHIVPELNEEVSRDTIRDRFKETLELEISDRETDMIYDFVRGDYELPYHRTNHIRSLVAKVVANHLDFNWIGRSHSADYVELAATGPGAEQVGPFTKNTDLHQFMLKALGIEAVQEAANRRGVRVFA; encoded by the coding sequence ATGGATCGACGACGTTTTCTTCAACTGGGCGCAGCCTCGCCGCTGCTGCTGGGACTCGGTTCGGTGGCAGGCGAAGCGCGGGCGCAGCAGCGTCAGCCGGGCAATGCAGGCTCGTCCGGCAACGGCAAGGCGCGTAACGTGATTTTCCTTGTCAGCGACGGCATGAGCATGGGCACGCTGACCGCTGCTGACCAGTACCTCTACTGGCGTGATGAGCGGCACACGCACTGGATCGACCTTTACATGCAGCGCGACTTGCCTGTGCATCGCGGGCTGATGGACATGAGTTCGCGCAACGCCATGGTCACCGACTCCGCCGCTGCGGCCGCATCATGGGGTTGCGGACACCGCGTGAACAACGGCTCGGTGAACATCGGCCCCGATGACGAAGAATACCCGACGATTCTGCAAATCGCCCGCGAAGCGGGCAAGGCAACCGGCCTGGTGACCACCACGACCGTGACGCACGCCACCCCCGCCGGCTTCGGCGCAAACGTAGCCAGCCGCGGGCAAGAGGCAGACATTGCCAAGCAGTACTACGAACGCGGCTACGACGTGATCCTCGGCGGCGGCAACCACTACTTCGACCCCGAACGACGCGACGACGGCGAGGACCTGTACGGCAAGTTCGAGCAGGCCGGGCACGAAATCATCCGTGACCGCGATGCGCTGCTGGCACTATCCGACAGCGACGTCGGCGTGCTTGGAACCTTCAGTAATTGGCATCTGCCGTACGAGATTGATCGGCTTCACAATGAACAAAGCAAGCAATCCGTCCCCACGCTCGCCGAGATGACCGATGCCGCCTTGCAGCGGCTGAATCGCATCGGCGACGGCTTTGTGCTTCAAGTCGAAGGCGGCCGGGTTGACCACGCCGCACATGGCAACGACCTGGGCGGCCTGTTGTTCGACCAGCTTGCGTTTGACGACGCGATCGGCGTGGCGCTAGCGTTTCAGCAGGAACACCCGGATACGCTGGTGATCATCACGACCGACCACGGCAATGCGAACCCCGGCTTTCAGGCGGGCCCGGACCTGGGGCATGGGCAGTTCGAGAAGCTCTCGCGTTTCAAGGGCACCGGCCTCACGCACATTGTCCCTGAGCTTAATGAGGAAGTCAGCCGTGACACGATTCGTGATCGGTTCAAGGAAACGCTCGAACTGGAGATCAGCGACCGCGAAACGGACATGATCTACGATTTCGTCCGTGGCGACTATGAACTGCCTTATCACCGTACGAACCACATCCGCAGCCTGGTCGCGAAAGTTGTCGCGAACCACCTGGATTTCAACTGGATCGGCCGATCGCACTCGGCGGACTATGTCGAACTCGCGGCCACCGGCCCCGGCGCGGAGCAGGTCGGCCCGTTCACCAAAAACACCGATCTGCATCAGTTCATGCTGAAGGCGTTGGGCATTGAAGCGGTGCAGGAAGCCGCGAATCGTCGAGGCGTTCGCGTGTTTGCCTAA
- a CDS encoding ankyrin repeat domain-containing protein — MRFWEALLAEDVNQVRDFLQSDASLAQACAPYKLCRREPDLTDQMTPLHAAAGRGWAQQVKLLLVAGADVDAEADGATPLHEAAEGGHQEVVELLLFRQANVYATDSSGRTALHRAAMAGHDDVANLLLDNGARLEATDDEGNTVLHCLAAGGCETAVKRVLESDVETDPCNTTHQRTPLHLVVVHADHTTASRLHPAQRHQRARMERSARLLIEHGADVNAVDAGGNTPLDLFNYLEGDNENDPLVRLLRKHGGRWMRYQHRHAHANVNANANGASSNGSRMSFDEQPQVDQAVLAHDSHNSRMGTTSGSMAARSAMGFVGDPIPLDTGSVIIGRNPDCDVRYRSRTLSRKHAQITFEQGSYMIKDLGSHNGVIINGRKVHAPHLLSPGETITLGTYEFEFDGENLLPLREELSENELRAELKR; from the coding sequence ATGCGATTTTGGGAAGCCCTGCTCGCAGAAGATGTGAACCAGGTGCGCGATTTCCTGCAATCGGACGCGTCGCTGGCACAGGCGTGTGCGCCGTACAAGCTTTGCCGACGTGAGCCCGATTTGACTGATCAGATGACACCGCTGCACGCCGCGGCCGGGCGTGGCTGGGCCCAGCAGGTGAAGTTGCTGCTGGTCGCCGGCGCGGATGTGGACGCGGAGGCGGATGGCGCGACGCCGTTGCATGAGGCCGCCGAGGGTGGGCATCAGGAAGTGGTGGAGTTGCTGCTGTTTCGCCAGGCCAACGTCTACGCCACGGACAGCTCGGGCCGTACCGCCCTGCATCGCGCTGCCATGGCGGGCCATGACGACGTGGCGAACCTGCTGCTGGACAACGGCGCCCGGCTGGAGGCGACCGACGACGAGGGCAACACCGTGCTGCACTGCCTCGCGGCGGGCGGCTGCGAGACAGCGGTCAAGCGTGTACTCGAATCCGACGTCGAGACTGACCCGTGCAATACGACGCATCAGCGTACGCCGCTGCATCTTGTGGTGGTGCATGCCGACCACACCACGGCGAGTCGCCTTCACCCCGCGCAGCGACACCAGCGGGCACGAATGGAACGCTCCGCCAGGCTGTTGATCGAACACGGCGCGGACGTCAACGCTGTCGACGCCGGCGGCAACACACCGCTGGACCTGTTCAACTATCTCGAAGGCGACAACGAAAACGACCCGCTCGTCCGCCTGCTGCGCAAGCATGGCGGACGCTGGATGCGTTATCAGCATCGCCACGCCCACGCCAACGTCAACGCCAACGCCAACGGCGCCTCATCGAACGGCAGCCGTATGAGCTTTGACGAACAGCCGCAGGTCGATCAGGCCGTGCTCGCCCACGACAGCCACAACTCGCGTATGGGCACAACCAGCGGCTCGATGGCTGCTCGCAGTGCGATGGGCTTCGTGGGCGATCCAATTCCCCTGGACACCGGCTCGGTGATCATCGGCCGCAACCCCGACTGCGACGTTCGCTACCGCAGCCGAACGCTGTCACGCAAACATGCCCAGATCACCTTCGAGCAAGGCTCGTACATGATCAAAGACCTCGGCTCGCATAACGGCGTGATCATCAACGGCCGCAAGGTCCACGCGCCGCACCTGCTCAGCCCCGGCGAAACCATCACGCTCGGAACATACGAGTTCGAGTTCGACGGCGAAAACCTCCTTCCACTCCGCGAAGAACTCAGCGAAAACGAACTGCGCGCCGAACTCAAACGCTAA
- a CDS encoding ABC transporter ATP-binding protein yields MHATRTTDHDPPSAEPPDARPRVFEARGLTKVYTMGEVQVHALRGVDLDLHEGELLVLLGPSGSGKSTLLNILGGLDTPTAGQVRYHNQDLARASDAELTRYRRDHVGFIFQFYNLIPSLTARENVALVTEIARDPMQPGDALAMVNLTDRMDHFPSQLSGGEQQRVAIARAIAKRPQILLCDEPTGALDVHTGIIVLEAIDRVNRELGTATAVITHNAVIADMADRVVSLSDGNIAREHHNDRRVPANKLTW; encoded by the coding sequence ATGCACGCGACCCGAACAACCGATCATGATCCCCCATCTGCCGAACCGCCCGACGCTCGACCGCGCGTGTTCGAAGCACGCGGTCTGACCAAGGTCTACACCATGGGCGAAGTGCAGGTGCACGCGCTACGGGGTGTCGATCTCGACCTGCACGAAGGCGAGCTGCTCGTGCTGCTCGGGCCTTCCGGCAGCGGCAAGTCCACGCTCTTGAACATCCTCGGCGGACTCGACACGCCCACCGCCGGGCAGGTCCGTTACCACAACCAAGACCTCGCCCGCGCGAGCGACGCCGAGCTGACCCGCTACCGCCGGGATCATGTCGGGTTCATCTTCCAGTTCTACAACCTGATTCCGTCGCTGACAGCGCGGGAGAACGTGGCGCTGGTCACGGAGATCGCGCGCGACCCGATGCAGCCAGGCGACGCGCTGGCGATGGTCAACCTCACAGACCGGATGGATCACTTCCCGTCGCAACTGTCTGGCGGCGAGCAGCAGCGGGTCGCCATTGCCCGCGCGATCGCGAAGCGGCCACAGATTCTGCTCTGCGACGAGCCGACCGGTGCGCTGGATGTGCACACCGGTATCATCGTGCTCGAAGCGATCGACCGGGTAAACCGCGAGCTTGGCACGGCCACGGCGGTGATCACACACAACGCGGTCATCGCCGACATGGCCGACCGCGTCGTCTCGCTTTCCGACGGCAACATCGCCCGCGAGCACCATAACGACCGGCGGGTGCCGGCCAACAAGCTCACCTGGTAA
- a CDS encoding ABC transporter permease: MRALDRKLFRDLRRLWGQALAIALVIASGIATFVMSLSTLDSLTLSQETYYERYRFADVFASLIRAPDSVTDRIADIPGVTQVQTRTVVDVTLEVPDFPEPATGRLISIPEDREPRLNSLFLRRGRWIEPGARGEVLANEAFVNAHGLDIGDNVDVVINERWQRLTIVGIALSPEYVMQIRAGDLLPDEQRFGVFWMGEPELDAAYDMEGAFNDVTLGLQRGASEADVLRRLDMILEPYGGLGAFGRDDQLSHRFLSDEIQGLYAMGFITPIIFLGVAAFLLNVVLARLVSTQREIIAALRAFGYTKFEVAMHYFQLVLMIVFVGAVLGTLLGAWMGQGLTQLYARFYHFPMFEFSLPPGVLLAAMVIGVGAAGAGTIAALRSAVALPPAEAMRPEPPATFRPTVIERVGLQQLFSQTARMVLRQLERRPARALISMLGIALAVAVLVMGRFGMDAVDYLMRFEFETAQRYDMSVTFVEPTGGAVMSEIARLPGVQHVEPFRAVGARLEAGHRSQRVGVMGLPDNPQLFRLLDESQRPVAMPAEGLLLSEKLAELLDVRPGQTVTLYVLEGRRPVREVPVTATITDYAGINAYMNLEALNRLLQEGRVYSGAFATVDSAYEQSLYDTLRQTPRVAGVTMKHAMIESFQRTVQENQRQMQVFIIGFAIVIAFGVVYNLARISLAERTRELATLRVIGFTRGEISAVLLGEQAVLTLGAIPLGLALGYAFAWLTSWAVETELFRIPLVIEPFTYGFATLVVLTASFVSGLIVRRRLDRLDLIGVLKARE; the protein is encoded by the coding sequence ATGCGCGCCCTGGACCGCAAACTATTTCGCGACCTTCGCAGACTGTGGGGACAGGCGCTCGCGATCGCGCTGGTGATCGCTTCGGGTATCGCAACGTTTGTCATGTCGCTGAGCACGCTGGATTCGTTGACACTCTCGCAGGAAACGTACTACGAGCGTTATCGCTTCGCGGACGTGTTTGCTTCGCTGATCCGCGCACCGGACAGCGTGACCGATCGCATCGCGGACATCCCCGGTGTGACGCAAGTGCAGACGCGCACGGTGGTGGACGTAACCCTGGAAGTGCCCGACTTCCCCGAGCCGGCAACGGGTCGGCTGATTTCTATTCCGGAAGATCGCGAGCCGAGGCTCAACTCACTGTTCCTGCGTCGCGGGCGGTGGATCGAGCCGGGCGCGCGTGGGGAAGTGCTTGCCAACGAAGCGTTCGTCAATGCACATGGGTTGGACATCGGCGACAACGTCGACGTGGTGATCAACGAGCGATGGCAACGGCTGACCATTGTGGGCATCGCGCTTTCGCCGGAGTATGTGATGCAGATCCGCGCCGGCGATCTGCTGCCGGATGAGCAGCGGTTCGGCGTGTTCTGGATGGGCGAGCCGGAGCTGGACGCAGCGTATGACATGGAAGGCGCGTTCAACGATGTTACGCTCGGCCTGCAGCGCGGCGCGTCGGAAGCCGACGTCCTCCGCCGACTCGACATGATCCTCGAACCCTACGGCGGCCTGGGCGCGTTCGGGCGGGATGACCAGCTCTCGCATCGCTTTCTCTCGGACGAAATACAGGGTCTTTACGCGATGGGTTTCATCACGCCGATTATCTTCCTCGGCGTGGCGGCGTTTCTATTGAACGTCGTGCTCGCACGGCTGGTGAGCACGCAACGTGAGATCATCGCGGCATTGCGCGCGTTCGGCTACACGAAGTTCGAAGTCGCGATGCACTACTTTCAACTCGTGCTGATGATCGTCTTCGTCGGGGCGGTGCTTGGCACGTTGCTTGGCGCGTGGATGGGGCAGGGCCTTACACAACTCTACGCGCGGTTCTACCACTTTCCGATGTTCGAGTTTTCATTGCCGCCGGGCGTACTGCTGGCGGCGATGGTCATCGGTGTCGGGGCCGCGGGGGCGGGCACGATCGCGGCGCTGCGCAGCGCGGTCGCCCTGCCGCCCGCCGAGGCGATGCGCCCCGAGCCGCCGGCGACGTTCCGCCCGACGGTCATCGAACGCGTCGGCCTGCAACAACTGTTTTCGCAGACAGCACGCATGGTGCTCCGCCAACTCGAACGTCGGCCGGCGCGGGCATTGATCTCGATGCTCGGCATTGCCCTGGCGGTCGCGGTGCTGGTGATGGGACGTTTCGGCATGGACGCGGTGGATTACCTGATGCGCTTCGAGTTCGAGACGGCGCAGCGGTACGACATGTCGGTGACGTTTGTCGAGCCGACGGGCGGCGCGGTGATGTCGGAAATTGCACGCTTGCCGGGCGTGCAACATGTCGAGCCGTTCCGCGCGGTGGGCGCCCGGCTGGAGGCGGGGCATCGCTCGCAACGCGTGGGCGTGATGGGGTTGCCTGACAACCCGCAGCTTTTTCGCCTGCTTGACGAATCGCAGCGGCCGGTGGCGATGCCGGCGGAAGGGCTGCTGCTGTCGGAAAAGCTGGCGGAGTTGCTCGACGTTCGGCCGGGGCAGACAGTGACGCTGTATGTGCTGGAAGGCCGTCGGCCGGTGCGTGAGGTGCCGGTGACAGCGACGATCACCGACTATGCGGGCATCAACGCGTATATGAATCTCGAAGCGTTGAATCGGCTGCTGCAGGAAGGCCGTGTGTACTCCGGTGCGTTCGCGACGGTGGACTCGGCCTATGAGCAGTCGTTGTACGACACGCTACGACAGACGCCGCGCGTCGCGGGCGTAACGATGAAGCACGCGATGATTGAAAGCTTTCAGCGCACCGTCCAAGAGAACCAGCGGCAGATGCAAGTGTTCATCATCGGCTTTGCGATCGTGATCGCGTTCGGCGTGGTGTACAACCTGGCGCGGATCTCACTGGCAGAGCGAACGCGCGAGCTGGCGACGTTGCGTGTGATCGGCTTTACGCGCGGGGAGATTTCCGCGGTGCTGCTGGGTGAGCAGGCGGTGCTGACGCTTGGCGCGATACCGCTGGGGCTGGCTTTGGGGTACGCTTTTGCATGGCTGACGTCGTGGGCGGTCGAGACTGAACTGTTCCGTATCCCATTGGTTATCGAGCCGTTCACCTACGGCTTCGCAACGTTGGTGGTGCTCACAGCGTCGTTTGTTTCCGGGCTGATCGTGCGTCGCCGACTTGATCGACTGGACCTGATTGGCGTGCTCAAGGCACGGGAGTGA